The Archangium primigenium genomic interval CCACATCCTGGGTGGACCAGCGGCCTTGACCCGGTCGAGCAACGAGGCCTCGGCCAGACGCGCCTCCAGCGTGGCCAGCCCCTGCATGAAATCGCCCGACAGGCCCTCGACCAACGAGGCCGCTGCGGGCTCGATGCGCGGCATCAGCTGCGTCTGGATGCGGACCATCAGGGCCTCGCCCCGCTCCGTCAGCGCCAATTGCTTCGAGCGCTGGTCGTCCGGCGAGCGCCGCGCCTCGACGAAGTCCTCCAGCGTTCCGAGGGCGCGTGTCACCGTGGGTTGGGCCAGTTGCAGGCGCTCGGCCAGCTCGCCCACCGTGAGCGGGCCGTGCAGGTGGATCGTCATCAGCAGCGACACCTGGGCGGGCTGGACCGGCAGCTCCAGCGAGCGCGCCACCTCGGCCGCGTCGGCCTGCATCCGCTCGGCCAGTCGCTTGAGCCGACTGCCCAGGAACCCCACGCCGAAACCCGCCAGAAGATCGACTTCCATGCCGTACCTCCGTTTGATAGCGCGCTATATAGCTAGCTATAAACGAAGGGGAACGCAAGAGGGGGCGTCCAGACCTCACCCACGGGAAGGGAGTCGGCGCCCCCTCCGCCGCGCACGAGCAGCGCGCCCTGCTTGAGGTCCAGCACCACGGCCCATCGGTGCTCGCGGCGCGGCTCGGACATGTCCACCACCACGAAGTCCCCCGCGAAGCGGCGCTGGT includes:
- a CDS encoding bifunctional helix-turn-helix transcriptional regulator/GNAT family N-acetyltransferase yields the protein MEVDLLAGFGVGFLGSRLKRLAERMQADAAEVARSLELPVQPAQVSLLMTIHLHGPLTVGELAERLQLAQPTVTRALGTLEDFVEARRSPDDQRSKQLALTERGEALMVRIQTQLMPRIEPAAASLVEGLSGDFMQGLATLEARLAEASLLDRVKAAGPPRMWARDFSDDLTAAFYRINAEWIEDMFALEENDIALLSKPRELILDKGGVVLFAETPELGVVGTCALMVSKDGWVELTKMGVLKSARGLKVGEFLLAKTLERASSLGFGKVYLLTNKKCAAAIHLYEKLGFVHDAEIMRQFGARYERCDVAMSYRPRG